A region of Pyxidicoccus parkwaysis DNA encodes the following proteins:
- a CDS encoding HEAT repeat domain-containing protein: protein MGLGMLSLLAAPAARADSGFVVFVPTGPSAGDTAALEAACAKPNTKECTAAQEGYAAFSEYPLLRAAESGDPKYKPLARTAAALPFPGLQAAAAAALGNLEPDAKDTQLLTELLNHPVPKVRHAALRALGGSSDEKARPLLDRARDDQGESTSPDTVPTEKSLGVPLPPGASYLYFASAPAQGRADFVTGESLDKVSAFYAGRFGTGLTLKQFEKKELARQEKEGMQMDAKQVEQMQKLQQEAQQAMMAAMQAGKSPQEAAAEMQRRFAEFAPFDVEGLMSAFDRPEQLDSVRVFVAEKAARTGKPVRLAVVYKDLALGKTGVSFITPPPGQ from the coding sequence ATGGGTCTGGGAATGCTGTCGCTCCTGGCCGCTCCGGCGGCGCGGGCCGACAGCGGGTTCGTCGTCTTCGTGCCCACGGGCCCGAGCGCCGGGGACACGGCGGCGTTGGAGGCCGCGTGCGCGAAGCCGAACACCAAGGAGTGCACCGCGGCGCAGGAGGGCTATGCGGCGTTCAGTGAGTACCCGTTGCTGCGTGCCGCCGAGAGCGGAGACCCCAAATACAAGCCGCTGGCCCGCACCGCCGCCGCGCTCCCCTTCCCGGGGCTGCAGGCCGCCGCGGCCGCCGCGCTGGGAAACCTGGAGCCGGATGCGAAGGACACACAGTTGCTGACGGAGCTGCTCAACCACCCCGTGCCCAAGGTGCGGCACGCGGCGCTGCGCGCGCTGGGCGGAAGCTCGGATGAGAAGGCCCGTCCCCTGCTGGACCGCGCGCGGGACGATCAGGGCGAGAGCACCTCACCGGACACCGTCCCCACGGAGAAATCGCTCGGGGTGCCGCTCCCGCCGGGCGCCAGCTACCTCTACTTCGCCAGCGCTCCCGCACAGGGACGCGCCGACTTCGTCACGGGCGAGTCCCTGGACAAGGTGAGCGCCTTCTACGCCGGTCGTTTCGGGACGGGGCTGACGCTGAAGCAGTTCGAGAAGAAGGAGCTCGCCCGCCAGGAGAAGGAGGGCATGCAGATGGACGCGAAGCAGGTGGAGCAGATGCAGAAGCTCCAGCAGGAGGCGCAGCAGGCGATGATGGCCGCGATGCAGGCGGGCAAATCGCCCCAGGAAGCCGCCGCCGAGATGCAGCGCAGGTTCGCGGAGTTCGCGCCGTTCGACGTGGAGGGACTCATGTCTGCGTTCGACCGCCCCGAGCAGCTCGACTCCGTGCGCGTCTTCGTGGCGGAGAAGGCGGCTCGGACTGGCAAGCCCGTGCGCCTGGCCGTCGTCTACAAGGACCTGGCTCTGGGGAAGACGGGCGTCAGTTTCATCACGCCTCCCCCCGGGCAGTAG
- a CDS encoding carbohydrate-binding protein yields MKTLLRSLSAALFLLPAVAAAETTWVMNASVPVVGAGGGYVFYQFQLNTGVWPVAPGHAVGVVYTWDHWQTTQWGTLSWQSNQSNAYGSQDEVWRGAFNIPPNVTFTTVEYAIYVDDASGHRTWNNNNGQNFTVAKAN; encoded by the coding sequence ATGAAGACGCTTCTCCGGAGTCTGTCCGCCGCCCTCTTCCTCCTGCCCGCCGTGGCCGCCGCCGAGACGACGTGGGTCATGAACGCGAGCGTGCCCGTGGTGGGCGCGGGAGGGGGCTATGTCTTCTATCAATTCCAACTGAACACCGGGGTGTGGCCGGTGGCGCCGGGGCATGCCGTGGGCGTCGTCTACACCTGGGACCACTGGCAGACCACCCAGTGGGGCACGCTCTCCTGGCAGTCCAACCAGTCCAATGCCTACGGCAGCCAGGACGAGGTGTGGAGGGGCGCCTTCAACATCCCTCCCAACGTCACCTTCACCACCGTCGAGTACGCCATCTACGTGGACGACGCGTCCGGTCACCGCACCTGGAACAACAACAACGGGCAGAACTTCACCGTCGCCAAGGCGAACTGA
- a CDS encoding NAD(P)-dependent alcohol dehydrogenase, whose amino-acid sequence MRHSVRAALLQEVNGPFVIDEVELESPRSNELLVRVTASGICHTDLTYRAGAGRFPLPAVLGHEGAGVVQSVGEGVTDFAPGDTVVLSYFSCRTCGTCESGHPAYCQHGPAGNVSGARPDGSFPMRWRGQPVRSSFFHQSSFATHVLAHRHNAVKVDAPVSPGLLAPLGCGFQTGAGAVLEAFRLQAGQQLAVFGAGAVGLAAIMAARVAGASTVIAVDLSAERLELARELGATDTFLATEADVTKTILKRTRGGVDFALECVGLPQVLRQAFDVTRPLGTCGLLGLPGRANTEVALPMMGLLAGRRLVGILEGDADPKTFIPRLVSLHAEGRFPLEKLSRPYAFEAINDAVHDMETRTAIKPVLLMDGGGSA is encoded by the coding sequence ATGCGTCATTCCGTGCGTGCCGCGCTGCTGCAGGAGGTGAATGGGCCCTTCGTCATCGACGAGGTCGAGCTGGAGTCGCCACGCTCGAATGAGCTGCTGGTGCGCGTCACGGCGAGCGGCATCTGCCACACGGACCTCACGTACCGCGCGGGAGCGGGCCGCTTCCCGCTTCCTGCGGTGCTGGGGCACGAGGGCGCGGGCGTGGTGCAGTCCGTTGGGGAGGGCGTGACGGACTTCGCGCCGGGCGACACGGTGGTGCTCAGCTACTTCTCGTGCCGCACCTGTGGCACCTGTGAGAGCGGGCACCCCGCCTACTGTCAGCACGGGCCGGCGGGCAATGTCTCGGGGGCGCGGCCGGACGGCTCGTTCCCCATGCGCTGGCGGGGACAGCCCGTGCGCTCGAGCTTCTTCCACCAGTCGTCGTTCGCCACCCATGTGCTCGCGCACCGGCACAACGCGGTGAAGGTCGATGCCCCGGTGTCTCCCGGGCTGCTCGCTCCGCTGGGCTGCGGCTTCCAGACGGGCGCGGGCGCGGTGCTCGAGGCCTTCCGGCTCCAGGCCGGGCAGCAGCTCGCCGTCTTCGGAGCGGGCGCCGTCGGTCTCGCAGCCATCATGGCGGCACGCGTCGCCGGGGCCTCCACCGTCATCGCCGTGGACCTGAGCGCGGAGCGCCTCGAGCTCGCGCGGGAATTGGGCGCCACGGACACCTTCCTGGCGACGGAGGCCGACGTCACGAAGACGATTCTCAAGCGCACACGCGGGGGCGTCGACTTCGCGCTGGAGTGCGTGGGCCTGCCCCAGGTGCTGCGTCAGGCGTTCGACGTGACGCGGCCGCTGGGCACGTGCGGCTTGCTGGGCCTGCCCGGCCGCGCCAACACGGAAGTCGCCCTGCCGATGATGGGGCTGCTCGCCGGCAGGCGGCTGGTGGGCATCCTGGAGGGTGACGCGGACCCGAAGACGTTCATCCCCCGCCTCGTCTCACTGCATGCCGAGGGGCGCTTCCCGTTGGAGAAGCTGAGCCGCCCCTACGCCTTCGAGGCCATCAACGACGCGGTTCACGACATGGAGACGCGCACGGCCATCAAGCCGGTGCTGCTCATGGACGGAGGAGGCAGCGCATGA
- a CDS encoding DUF4334 domain-containing protein, with protein MTFDEAVKAERISPQDALVLFDSLPTVDLAFMRGTWKGSELRTGHALDGVLGATGWYGKQFLDEERVHPLLFFTVDRSAVFPVDPKKWPSPSRQGAVGQYRADVETDTYKARLRLTEFRGKVSATMVYDDRPILDVFRKVDDNTVLGAMDARGMPQPYFFVLRRDPDAVKLFPAR; from the coding sequence ATGACGTTCGACGAGGCGGTGAAGGCCGAGCGGATTTCCCCCCAGGATGCGCTCGTGCTGTTCGACAGCCTGCCCACCGTGGACCTCGCGTTCATGCGTGGCACATGGAAGGGAAGCGAATTGCGGACGGGCCACGCGCTGGATGGCGTGCTCGGCGCGACGGGCTGGTACGGCAAGCAGTTCCTCGACGAGGAGCGCGTGCACCCGTTGTTGTTCTTCACAGTTGACCGCTCGGCGGTGTTCCCCGTGGACCCGAAGAAGTGGCCGTCCCCCTCCCGTCAGGGCGCTGTGGGGCAGTACCGCGCGGACGTCGAGACCGACACGTACAAGGCGCGCCTGCGTCTGACGGAGTTCCGGGGGAAGGTCAGCGCGACGATGGTCTACGACGACCGGCCGATTCTCGACGTCTTCCGGAAGGTGGACGACAACACGGTGCTCGGAGCGATGGACGCACGCGGCATGCCTCAGCCGTACTTCTTCGTGCTGCGGCGCGACCCGGACGCGGTGAAGCTGTTTCCCGCCCGGTGA
- a CDS encoding WD40 repeat domain-containing protein, producing MTDETLTLASLTDFSTLERLLKEQGLDALQAALDKVDARTARVIQRALSLDAEFLRAHPESLFQCLYNRLRWFDAPDAAEHFVPGSRGPWGEPDAQVWQLANQWRRQWEARGDAAWVESLRPLPGPLEGNDQFFPHSAQVLCTAYSPSGAWLATGTWEDSGNVHVWDAATGTHLQTMEGHEGEVRSVAWSPDGTRLASGSRDHDARIWDVETGALLHAMTGQEGQVTSVAFSPDGRWLAAANLGWLVRIFDVATGQVVRTLEGHEQSVLSVAFHPSGRWLASGASDSTARVWDLETGAQVARIPTQTSVSSVAFSPDGEWLALSDLDGIVRVETRDWKRVPGECGRAPYSQVSWIGGSRLGVLTFDRVEVLDARSGDVLATRSYLSDGHQRGAAFHPAGKRFALAAADGRLLVGDVDAAPSPTLLAEQDRVRNLWGHSEGTRGVARLKQAIWSIDSEGRADALPPDYREAPLQPWRLSPDGTLLACPLMHLGERPYRPGVQLIDARSREPVRTLSAPPRDIPPGDKGGMASTLPMAFSPDGQLLAASLLTGAVHVWRVSDGVLLHKLRAPREPAAMVDFTPDGAFVVSAYESSSRMLLHELRGGTVAIDTRALVDAEPAPAYAAAAQAPCIAVGQESGDLLLFDLPTGSQRALHVSESPVIGLSLSANGAFVAACCQDHHVRVFDTRTGGLLHDLPHPALAFAVAVGDGVVITQANDMRTRIFDLETGVQRSALNGGATPEDVVRRRYWEALGDGPVAFYRRPELVPWVHFHDTMEEIIILRDGLVLGRGRTEQDLLYILKLHDPARPPEPGAHH from the coding sequence ATGACCGACGAAACCCTGACCCTCGCCTCCCTCACTGACTTCTCCACCCTCGAGCGGCTGTTGAAGGAGCAGGGGCTGGACGCGCTCCAGGCCGCGCTCGACAAAGTGGACGCCAGGACGGCCCGCGTCATCCAGCGAGCCCTCTCGCTCGATGCGGAGTTCCTGCGCGCGCATCCGGAGTCACTCTTCCAGTGCCTCTACAACCGCCTGCGCTGGTTCGACGCGCCGGATGCCGCGGAGCACTTCGTCCCCGGCTCCAGGGGCCCGTGGGGCGAGCCGGATGCCCAGGTGTGGCAGCTCGCGAACCAGTGGCGCCGGCAATGGGAGGCCCGGGGTGACGCGGCGTGGGTGGAGTCCCTGCGCCCACTTCCCGGGCCGCTGGAGGGCAATGACCAGTTCTTCCCACACAGTGCCCAGGTGCTGTGCACCGCCTACAGTCCCTCCGGCGCGTGGCTGGCGACGGGGACGTGGGAGGACTCGGGGAACGTACACGTCTGGGATGCGGCCACCGGGACGCACCTCCAGACGATGGAGGGACATGAGGGCGAGGTGCGGAGCGTCGCATGGAGTCCTGATGGCACGCGGCTGGCCTCTGGCTCGCGAGACCACGATGCGCGCATCTGGGATGTCGAGACGGGCGCCCTCCTCCATGCAATGACAGGCCAGGAGGGCCAGGTGACCTCGGTGGCCTTCAGCCCGGACGGCAGGTGGCTCGCTGCGGCGAACCTCGGGTGGCTCGTGCGGATATTCGACGTGGCCACGGGCCAGGTGGTCCGCACACTCGAGGGACATGAGCAGTCGGTGCTGAGCGTGGCCTTCCATCCGTCGGGCCGCTGGCTGGCGTCTGGGGCGTCGGACAGCACCGCACGCGTCTGGGATTTGGAGACAGGCGCGCAGGTGGCCCGCATCCCCACCCAGACCAGCGTGTCCTCGGTGGCCTTCAGTCCGGACGGGGAATGGCTCGCGCTGAGCGACCTGGACGGCATCGTCCGGGTGGAGACGCGAGACTGGAAGCGCGTGCCCGGCGAGTGCGGACGTGCCCCCTACTCACAAGTCTCGTGGATTGGCGGCTCGCGGCTGGGCGTGCTCACCTTCGACCGCGTGGAAGTCCTGGACGCCCGGAGCGGCGACGTGCTGGCGACCCGCTCCTATCTGAGCGACGGACACCAGCGCGGCGCGGCGTTCCACCCCGCCGGGAAGCGCTTCGCCCTGGCAGCGGCTGACGGAAGGCTGCTCGTCGGCGACGTGGACGCGGCCCCATCCCCCACGCTGCTGGCCGAGCAGGACCGCGTGAGGAACCTGTGGGGGCACTCCGAAGGAACGCGGGGCGTCGCACGGCTGAAGCAGGCGATCTGGAGCATCGATTCAGAGGGGCGCGCGGACGCCCTGCCGCCCGACTACCGGGAAGCCCCCTTGCAGCCATGGCGGCTCAGCCCGGATGGCACCCTCCTGGCGTGCCCCCTGATGCATCTGGGCGAGCGTCCCTACCGGCCGGGCGTCCAGCTCATCGACGCGCGAAGCCGCGAGCCCGTGCGCACCCTGTCTGCCCCACCCAGGGACATCCCCCCTGGGGACAAGGGCGGCATGGCGAGCACGCTGCCCATGGCCTTCTCTCCTGATGGCCAGCTCCTCGCGGCGTCCCTCCTGACGGGCGCGGTTCATGTCTGGCGCGTGTCCGACGGAGTCCTGCTCCACAAGCTTCGCGCCCCACGCGAGCCCGCGGCGATGGTGGACTTCACGCCGGATGGCGCCTTCGTCGTGTCGGCCTACGAAAGCAGCTCGCGCATGCTGCTGCATGAGCTGCGAGGAGGGACGGTGGCCATCGACACCCGGGCGCTCGTGGACGCCGAGCCGGCGCCGGCCTACGCCGCGGCGGCACAGGCGCCCTGCATCGCCGTGGGACAAGAGTCCGGAGACCTCCTGCTCTTCGATTTGCCCACGGGCTCGCAACGGGCGCTCCATGTATCGGAGTCGCCCGTCATCGGCCTGAGCCTCTCCGCGAATGGCGCATTCGTCGCGGCGTGTTGCCAGGACCATCACGTGCGCGTCTTCGACACCCGGACGGGCGGGCTGCTGCATGACCTCCCCCACCCTGCCCTGGCCTTCGCGGTGGCCGTGGGCGACGGGGTCGTCATTACGCAGGCCAACGACATGCGCACGCGCATCTTCGACCTCGAAACCGGCGTGCAGCGCAGCGCGTTGAACGGGGGCGCGACACCCGAGGACGTCGTGCGCCGACGGTACTGGGAGGCGCTGGGAGACGGCCCCGTCGCGTTCTACCGGCGGCCGGAGCTCGTGCCCTGGGTCCACTTCCACGACACGATGGAGGAAATCATCATCCTCCGGGACGGGCTGGTCCTGGGACGCGGGCGTACCGAGCAGGACCTCCTGTACATCCTGAAGCTCCACGACCCGGCCCGGCCGCCAGAGCCCGGCGCTCATCATTGA
- a CDS encoding SDR family NAD(P)-dependent oxidoreductase, whose protein sequence is MGTADLFDISGRVALVTGASRGLGRHFALTLARRGVATALAARDVTALTEVARVIQAEGGRAVVVPLDVTDARSVQGAIQEAAASLGPLSIVVNNAGVVDTRPWDEQGEADWDRVVDTNLKGVWLVAQEAARHWVRQGGGGTLINVASILGLVAEGGLPAYCASKAGVVHLTRALAIDLARHGIRVNALAPGYFETDINREFLASPAGQALVQRIPQQRTGRFEELDGPLLLLASDASRFMTGSVLVVDGGHTAVSAG, encoded by the coding sequence ATGGGGACCGCGGACCTTTTCGACATCTCGGGACGCGTGGCGTTGGTCACCGGCGCCTCGCGAGGCCTGGGGCGGCACTTCGCCCTCACGCTGGCGCGGCGGGGCGTTGCCACGGCCCTGGCCGCGCGCGACGTGACGGCCCTGACGGAGGTGGCTCGCGTCATCCAGGCGGAGGGCGGGCGGGCAGTGGTGGTGCCCCTGGACGTGACGGATGCGCGGAGCGTGCAGGGCGCCATCCAGGAGGCCGCTGCGAGCCTGGGGCCCCTCTCCATCGTCGTGAACAACGCCGGCGTGGTGGACACGCGCCCCTGGGACGAGCAGGGCGAGGCGGACTGGGACCGGGTGGTGGACACCAACCTCAAGGGCGTGTGGCTGGTGGCCCAGGAGGCGGCTCGGCACTGGGTGAGGCAGGGCGGGGGCGGCACCCTCATCAACGTCGCCTCCATCCTGGGGCTGGTGGCCGAGGGCGGGCTGCCTGCCTATTGCGCCTCCAAGGCGGGCGTCGTCCACCTCACCCGGGCGCTGGCCATCGATCTGGCGCGGCACGGCATCCGCGTCAACGCGCTCGCGCCCGGCTACTTCGAGACGGACATCAACCGCGAGTTCCTGGCCTCGCCCGCGGGCCAGGCCCTGGTGCAGCGGATTCCGCAGCAGCGCACCGGCCGGTTCGAGGAATTGGACGGCCCGCTGCTGCTGCTGGCCTCGGACGCGTCGCGCTTCATGACGGGCAGCGTCCTGGTGGTGGACGGCGGCCACACCGCCGTCTCCGCGGGCTGA
- a CDS encoding FG-GAP-like repeat-containing protein, whose protein sequence is MDSQKWAAGDFNGDGLTDLAAVWNEYGMATIAVRVSTGSSFTSSTWAARQLPFQSGMRVLAGKFNGDNLDDLAIVWPDQDAPATTPNPTPTSGALKTTSISVFRSNGSSFLAPQQWAKQQGGWPDMRWAVGDFNADGFDDLAAIWNNGGTNTITVRASNGSSFPSQVHWLVSAGGWIGTTQWLAGKFTGRINPANGRPYWDLAAAWNNGGTAMVAVYPSTGSAFNGWAQWDLSGGGWMDYAKWTAGDFDGDGRTDLATVWPYNATNSFAMRRSTGSSFQGQSWGGSGGWIDSTQWCAGRFAL, encoded by the coding sequence ATGGATTCCCAGAAATGGGCAGCCGGCGACTTCAATGGTGACGGCCTGACCGATCTGGCTGCCGTTTGGAACGAGTATGGCATGGCCACTATCGCGGTTCGCGTCTCCACGGGGAGCTCGTTTACGAGCTCGACATGGGCCGCCCGCCAACTTCCATTTCAGAGTGGGATGCGTGTTCTTGCCGGCAAGTTCAACGGCGACAACCTCGATGACCTTGCGATCGTCTGGCCCGATCAGGATGCACCGGCAACGACACCCAATCCAACACCGACGAGTGGAGCGTTGAAGACGACTTCGATCTCGGTCTTCCGCTCAAATGGCTCGTCATTTCTGGCACCCCAGCAATGGGCGAAGCAGCAGGGCGGTTGGCCGGACATGCGCTGGGCAGTGGGCGACTTCAACGCCGACGGGTTCGATGACCTTGCTGCAATCTGGAACAACGGCGGCACAAACACGATCACGGTTCGTGCATCGAATGGCTCATCGTTTCCTTCACAGGTGCATTGGCTCGTTTCCGCGGGCGGATGGATTGGTACCACGCAGTGGCTCGCAGGAAAGTTCACCGGCCGCATCAACCCAGCGAACGGAAGACCCTACTGGGACCTCGCGGCCGCGTGGAACAACGGCGGAACCGCGATGGTCGCGGTGTACCCGTCCACTGGAAGCGCATTCAATGGATGGGCGCAGTGGGACTTGTCGGGTGGTGGCTGGATGGATTACGCGAAGTGGACGGCCGGAGATTTCGACGGCGACGGGCGCACGGATCTTGCCACCGTGTGGCCCTACAATGCCACGAATAGCTTCGCGATGCGTAGATCGACTGGGTCGTCGTTCCAGGGGCAGAGCTGGGGTGGCAGCGGTGGCTGGATTGACTCGACGCAGTGGTGTGCGGGGAGATTCGCTCTCTAA